The genomic segment CGAACATTACTCGTTGTTAAAACAACGTTTCATTGTGTCGATGACAAGAGGTATACAACAACGACCCTACTCTGTTAAACTAAATATATTGAGCGATGCCGCATCGACTATGtctaagaaaacaaaaccaacagaTTGTTTATCAAAGAGGAGGAAAATAACGATACGGAGGGGGATGATCGAAACAATGGATGCGAGACATGATTTCCTCGCACAgtttaattctttaaaaaacgGAAATTCGAGCTAGTAATTAGGATGGACTATCAGGGATCGTTTAGACTATACCAGGCGTGACACGGCTATCCATAGCTCTTTCTctcacattttaattaaaccatATCTTGCATATCTTTCGCACGCTTGGCATACTTTATGAACGATCCCGCGTTAGTCTCATCACAgttttcaacatttctttAGTGAAACAAGGACACCCACACTGCGATAATTCTCGAAGCCGAAGAGGTGGCATGGTCATAAAAGCGTAACATTATGATGTGTCTGGCCTATAAACTTACCGCCTTCCGATAAGCTATCATTTGGATCCGGATTCAGGACTTGACACTGAATCATTGCGCCGTAAATTTTGTCAACTTCTTCAACATCACCCGGTATCAACCACATTTGAGTCATTTCCGCATCCTCATCTAAAATCGTAAATATTGTTATTCGTCGTCAACGAATTCGTCTCGACAGCCGGATCAACGAACTAACCATCATAATTTCCCTCATcgacatcatcatcattttcgCTAACGTTGCCGTTTCCATTGCTGCCATTTCGTTCCAGTATTACACCAGGCCATTGCAGACGATAGTCAATCATAAAGTAGACACATTTGACGGGATCGGTTGATATCGCATGCAAACTGATTTTAGTCCATGGAATCGATAGACCGTCAGTTCTGCCGTCGGCTTGCCACAACAAGGAGCTGAAAATTCGGCAATATTTAACCAACACTTTTTGGTTCACAATTGCAATTAGCAAAACGTCTCGAAACGTACGTGCTTGTGAAGTATAAAGACCCGGCATTGAGTTGTGTTTCATCAATCTTTAATTTAACGTTGGACGCTTCATACAGTCGGCCTTCTTCTGGCATGGAAATCGGTGATATTACaaccattttgtttgttttgtttatatccaacaaattattataaaaaaaccTTTCGGTCAGTCTGTGTGCTCACacaatgtaaaatttatacacaaaacaaaCCGGCAATGTAGCTGCGTTTACACAAcgaagttttgtttttgaatgtGCGGTTTCGACTATCCGACGTTTGCGGCTAGATGGCGGCAGGGTTCAAAAATACTAATGAATGTCCATACCTGGTCGATTCTTTAATATCGGTTGATTTATCTTGTACGTATGCATTattcatgtcaaaataatatgaaagtGAGTTTTAATCCTTTTTTAAAATCGTAATGTTATCCGTGGTGACATCAGACCACGAAAAAtactaatttcaaattttaatgtgaACAAGTCAAGTTGTTATAAGAACAAAGATATGTTAAATGGGATGTGCTAGCCTTCATTTCAAgccatgattttgaaattttgaaattttcttagagTCGTCCCGAGCCGGAGAggtcgttttaaaaaaaacaaaacttctacgaaatgatcaATTTGAAATTCCTTATCGATAGCACCATAAACGTCCGGAAACAAAAGTGGTGTgtccgatttaaaaaaaaaatcagcaacGGCATGGCATACTCAATCGTTACGAAAATGTCTATTACTAATGAATCAGAGCTCGTACAAGAATTGTATTTGACGTCAACTTTTGTCGCCCAGTGGTTATATTATTCACGGCTGATTTTTTATCGTGAAGAATTAACTTGTCAGTGACAAGTGTCATTAAAGATGTCaattagttttgtttttcagtatcatcaaaaataattgtatTTCAATCGACAAATGGTGTGTGAATAtagtgaaaataattaaataaattttgtttatactGAAGTGAAagttgtcaaaattttgtttcatttagtCAGCGCGgcgaaaaaatagaatttctcagtcaaaaacccttaaaagagtaaaaggtaacgcaagtccctgtgtacacttccaaaacaacttaTATCATCTCTTTAAACagcttttgaatttttggattttcaaATGCTAAATtgacaactaccaaaaatgtcaaCACCCACATGTATTTGTGCAATACTCTACGTAAAATCGTGCGGAATCGGAATATGCATCTTATACAAACTAAAGTTGGGGACACATTTTACCGTACGAAATACCAGTCTTAGATCAAAAAAGATCTGGAAAAATGCAGGTCTTAGCTTTCCAAGTTTTCCTTCTCGCTAGCTAATATAAAGA from the Bradysia coprophila strain Holo2 unplaced genomic scaffold, BU_Bcop_v1 contig_687, whole genome shotgun sequence genome contains:
- the LOC119083528 gene encoding methylosome subunit pICln; translation: MVVISPISMPEEGRLYEASNVKLKIDETQLNAGSLYFTSTSLLWQADGRTDGLSIPWTKISLHAISTDPVKCVYFMIDYRLQWPGVILERNGSNGNGNVSENDDDVDEGNYDDEDAEMTQMWLIPGDVEEVDKIYGAMIQCQVLNPDPNDSLSEGEEFMEALDENEDEVVEEDMQNLSINDGRFADADED